One window of the Gammaproteobacteria bacterium genome contains the following:
- the trmD gene encoding tRNA (guanosine(37)-N1)-methyltransferase TrmD gives MQISIVTLFPEFFSSPLEVSIVGRAIAGGHLAVTMVNLREFGRGVHRQVDDAPFGGGPGMVLMVDPLARAIEPLGSSHKVLLTPVGRPLEQSTLDRWAGLEHLTLVCGRYEGVDERVARHLVDEEISLGDFVLAGGEAAALAIIEGVARLLPDVLGNDASAALESFRDGLLEEPQYTRPADYHGWTVPDVLLSGDHARIERWRQSQREERTRSRRPDLWNKRSDPSAD, from the coding sequence TTGCAGATCTCGATCGTCACCCTGTTCCCGGAGTTTTTCTCATCTCCGCTCGAGGTGAGCATCGTCGGTCGTGCAATCGCAGGCGGCCACCTTGCCGTCACGATGGTGAACTTGCGAGAGTTCGGCCGTGGCGTGCACCGACAGGTGGATGATGCCCCGTTCGGTGGGGGCCCGGGCATGGTGCTGATGGTCGATCCGCTCGCTCGAGCGATCGAGCCCCTCGGCTCCAGCCACAAGGTGTTGCTCACCCCCGTGGGGCGACCGCTGGAGCAGTCGACGCTGGATCGTTGGGCCGGCTTGGAACACCTGACCCTGGTGTGCGGGCGCTACGAGGGGGTCGACGAGCGAGTCGCGAGGCATTTGGTCGATGAGGAGATCTCGCTGGGTGATTTCGTCCTGGCAGGGGGAGAGGCGGCAGCACTCGCGATCATCGAAGGTGTTGCCCGACTCCTTCCGGATGTCCTCGGCAACGACGCCTCTGCCGCTCTCGAGTCGTTTCGAGACGGATTGTTGGAAGAGCCGCAGTACACGAGGCCGGCCGACTATCACGGATGGACCGTGCCGGATGTGCTCCTCTCCGGCGACCACGCTCGGATCGAGCGGTGGCGCCAGAGTCAACGTGAGGAACGGACTCGCAGCCGTCGACCGGACCTGTGGAACAAGCGTTCCGACCCGTCCGCCGACTGA
- the rplS gene encoding 50S ribosomal protein L19 — MNMLEQLENAYLREDIPDFRAGDTVRVHVRVVEAGRERVQVFEGVVIARDGSGIKSTFTVRKISFGVGVERVFPLHAPIIQKIEVIRRGKVRRAKLYYLRDRVGKAARIKERR; from the coding sequence ATGAACATGCTCGAACAGCTCGAAAACGCGTACCTGCGCGAAGACATCCCGGACTTTCGTGCCGGCGACACCGTACGCGTCCATGTTCGCGTCGTGGAGGCGGGTCGCGAGCGCGTACAGGTCTTCGAGGGAGTGGTCATCGCTCGTGACGGATCCGGAATCAAGAGCACGTTCACTGTTCGCAAGATCAGTTTTGGTGTGGGAGTCGAGCGCGTGTTTCCCCTTCACGCTCCGATCATCCAAAAGATCGAGGTCATCCGGCGCGGCAAAGTCAGGCGAGCGAAGCTCTACTACCTTCGGGACAGGGTCGGTAAGGCAGCGCGCATCAAAGAACGCCGCTAG
- the lepB gene encoding signal peptidase I produces MARKPTPHTPFWIELPILVLIALVVAVVIKSFLIQAFFIPSGSMRHTLEIGDRVLVNKLSYIWSEPARGDVVVFLPPWGQTQEDEPLFDALARHVGESLGLRSPNIEDLIKRVIAVGGETVEIRDNQLLVDGVPIAEPYVYPGSHMPNFGPVTIPEGYVLVMGDNRDHSKDGRVFGPIPIDSIVGKAFIRIWPLDRFGRL; encoded by the coding sequence GTGGCACGCAAGCCAACTCCCCATACTCCGTTTTGGATCGAACTACCGATCCTCGTTCTGATAGCGCTCGTGGTCGCTGTCGTCATCAAGAGCTTCCTCATTCAGGCGTTCTTCATTCCATCGGGATCGATGCGGCACACACTCGAAATCGGCGACAGAGTCCTGGTCAACAAACTCTCCTACATCTGGAGTGAGCCTGCGCGCGGGGACGTGGTGGTGTTCCTACCGCCGTGGGGCCAGACGCAAGAGGATGAGCCGTTGTTCGACGCGCTCGCGCGACACGTTGGCGAATCCCTCGGGCTCCGGTCTCCCAACATCGAAGATCTGATCAAGCGGGTGATCGCGGTCGGGGGGGAGACCGTTGAAATCCGAGACAATCAGTTGCTCGTCGACGGCGTACCGATCGCCGAGCCGTACGTGTATCCGGGGAGCCACATGCCCAACTTTGGACCTGTGACCATTCCGGAAGGCTATGTGCTGGTCATGGGAGACAACCGGGACCACAGCAAGGACGGTCGTGTCTTTGGTCCGATTCCCATAGACTCGATCGTGGGAAAGGCGTTCATCCGCATCTGGCCGCTCGATCGCTTCGGCCGGCTGTAG
- a CDS encoding DUF2469 family protein encodes MHEEDLERYESEIELKIYKEYRDVLPMFRFVVETERRFYLANRVDVHTRHEAGSTYFEIELEDAWVWDMYRPARFLQHVRVLTFRDVNIEELEPGVRL; translated from the coding sequence ATGCATGAGGAAGATCTGGAGCGGTACGAGTCCGAGATCGAACTCAAGATCTACAAGGAGTACCGTGACGTCCTTCCGATGTTCCGGTTCGTCGTGGAGACCGAGCGTCGGTTCTATCTCGCCAATCGTGTCGATGTGCACACCCGCCACGAGGCAGGCTCGACCTATTTTGAAATCGAGCTCGAGGATGCCTGGGTATGGGACATGTACCGACCGGCGAGATTCCTTCAGCATGTGCGCGTGCTGACCTTCCGCGACGTCAATATCGAAGAACTGGAGCCCGGCGTTCGCCTCTGA
- a CDS encoding haloacid dehalogenase-like hydrolase, translating to MPVPLYTQTVIALIWDFDRTLIPGNQQDPLFEEYGVDARTFWTEVEGLVEHYRQRGVRVARDTAYLNHMLTYVEQGIFEGLTRAKLRDLGARIEMAPGIPEFFKISQEYVAQIPEYAHEGISVEHYVVSTGILPMVEGSAVAPHVDWIWANDFIEQPAPPGYLETLGIDEPNHPISHLGYTLDNTSKTRAVFEINKGVNKNSTIDVNALMSEEQRRVPIKNMIYIADGPSDVPVFSILNERGGKTLGVYTTSPTNNFRQVRQLQTQGRIQGMAEADYREGKAASLWLIDSIDQISREIVDARHKAFAEIPRAPGHAD from the coding sequence ATGCCCGTACCGCTGTACACCCAGACCGTCATCGCACTGATCTGGGACTTCGATCGCACACTGATCCCCGGCAACCAGCAAGATCCATTGTTCGAAGAGTACGGGGTGGACGCTCGAACCTTCTGGACGGAGGTCGAGGGCCTGGTCGAGCACTACCGGCAGCGAGGAGTGCGGGTTGCCCGGGACACCGCGTACCTGAATCACATGCTGACCTATGTCGAGCAAGGTATTTTCGAGGGGTTGACGCGAGCAAAACTGCGCGACCTGGGCGCCCGGATCGAGATGGCGCCCGGCATCCCCGAGTTCTTCAAAATCTCTCAGGAGTACGTCGCTCAGATTCCCGAATACGCCCACGAGGGGATCTCGGTCGAGCACTACGTCGTGTCCACCGGCATCCTCCCCATGGTCGAGGGCAGCGCCGTCGCTCCGCATGTCGACTGGATCTGGGCGAACGATTTCATCGAGCAGCCTGCACCGCCCGGATATCTCGAGACGCTCGGGATCGACGAGCCCAACCATCCGATCTCTCATCTCGGCTACACCCTGGACAACACCTCCAAGACCAGGGCGGTGTTCGAGATCAACAAGGGAGTCAACAAGAACTCGACCATCGACGTCAACGCGTTGATGTCGGAGGAACAGCGCCGAGTGCCGATCAAGAACATGATCTACATCGCCGACGGTCCCAGCGACGTTCCCGTGTTCTCGATTCTCAACGAGCGAGGCGGTAAGACGCTTGGCGTGTACACGACCAGTCCGACAAACAACTTCCGTCAGGTTCGCCAACTCCAGACGCAAGGTCGTATCCAGGGCATGGCCGAGGCCGACTATCGAGAGGGCAAGGCAGCGTCCCTGTGGCTGATCGACAGCATCGACCAGATCTCCAGGGAGATCGTCGACGCGAGACACAAGGCGTTTGCCGAGATCCCGCGTGCGCCCGGACACGCCGACTGA
- a CDS encoding YifB family Mg chelatase-like AAA ATPase, with protein MFATVTSVALVGVEPRPVRVEVHVGAPMNVFALVGLPDTAVREAKDRVRAAVLSSGFPFPNRRVTVNLAPADLPKAGSVYDLPIALGVLAAAGSVPPNVGEVVALGELALDGAVRPARGGLGAGMVARDAGVPCLLPQASAGDALRVPGAEVRAVRSLSEAIAVTQGAPGAPVPAVEATVPGECLDLAEVRGQSAGRRALEIAAAGAHHLLLWGPPGAGKTMLALRLPGILPPLDEETALEVAQVWGAAGRSAPASSVPPFRAPHHSATMPAIVGGGSGIPVLGEISLAHRGVLFLDELGEFPVNILDALRQPLEAGSVVIARKGVSVRFPSDIQLVAATNPCPCGYAGDRVKPCSCSVGAIQRYRRRISGPLLDRFDLRVPIPRPERSELLGPPGETSAPIAERVMAARSLQRARGAPNGRLGRGQLDELEWTSDARRLLEAAVERFALTGRGFDRVRRVARTIGDLDGSASVDEPHIAEALSFRGEW; from the coding sequence ATGTTCGCAACAGTCACATCCGTCGCACTGGTCGGCGTCGAGCCGCGTCCCGTGCGTGTGGAAGTCCACGTCGGTGCCCCGATGAACGTATTTGCGTTGGTGGGCCTCCCCGATACCGCCGTGCGCGAAGCGAAGGATCGGGTCCGGGCGGCCGTATTGTCGTCGGGATTTCCCTTTCCCAATCGGCGTGTGACCGTCAACCTGGCCCCTGCCGATCTTCCCAAGGCGGGATCGGTGTACGACCTTCCGATTGCGCTCGGCGTCCTCGCTGCCGCGGGGAGCGTTCCGCCGAACGTCGGAGAGGTCGTGGCGCTGGGTGAGCTCGCTCTCGACGGTGCGGTTCGACCGGCGCGCGGCGGTCTCGGTGCCGGCATGGTGGCGCGAGATGCGGGTGTGCCGTGCCTCCTCCCGCAGGCTTCGGCGGGGGATGCCTTGCGGGTCCCCGGTGCCGAGGTCAGGGCCGTCCGGTCGCTCTCGGAGGCGATCGCCGTCACCCAGGGCGCGCCGGGTGCCCCGGTACCGGCGGTGGAGGCGACGGTCCCCGGCGAGTGCTTGGATCTCGCCGAGGTGCGGGGACAGTCTGCGGGTCGTCGGGCCCTGGAAATCGCGGCCGCGGGCGCACATCACCTTCTGTTGTGGGGACCGCCCGGGGCGGGCAAGACGATGCTCGCGCTGCGCCTGCCCGGCATCTTGCCGCCTCTGGACGAGGAGACTGCGCTGGAAGTGGCCCAGGTGTGGGGTGCCGCAGGGAGATCCGCTCCGGCGTCGTCGGTGCCTCCGTTTCGGGCTCCTCACCACTCTGCGACGATGCCGGCCATCGTCGGCGGCGGGAGCGGGATTCCCGTACTGGGCGAGATCTCGCTTGCCCATCGAGGTGTTCTCTTTCTCGATGAATTGGGCGAGTTCCCGGTGAACATTCTGGATGCGCTTCGTCAGCCTCTCGAGGCAGGGTCGGTCGTGATCGCCCGAAAGGGGGTGTCGGTACGGTTTCCGAGCGATATCCAGCTCGTCGCGGCGACGAACCCGTGTCCGTGCGGGTATGCCGGAGATCGGGTCAAGCCATGCTCGTGCTCGGTCGGTGCGATTCAGCGGTACCGGCGGCGCATCTCCGGGCCCCTGCTCGATCGATTCGATCTGAGGGTGCCGATCCCTCGCCCCGAACGATCGGAGTTGCTCGGTCCGCCTGGAGAGACGAGTGCGCCCATCGCCGAGCGGGTGATGGCGGCACGATCACTTCAGCGTGCCAGAGGAGCGCCGAACGGTCGCCTCGGGCGCGGACAGTTGGATGAACTCGAGTGGACGTCGGACGCTCGTCGGCTACTCGAGGCGGCCGTGGAACGCTTTGCCCTCACCGGGCGCGGCTTCGACAGGGTTCGGCGTGTTGCACGGACCATCGGAGATCTCGACGGCTCGGCGTCGGTCGATGAGCCGCACATCGCCGAAGCGTTGAGCTTCCGGGGTGAGTGGTGA
- the dprA gene encoding DNA-protecting protein DprA: MNARLRLAYVGMHPARRAQLVDRLGSADAILASIRRGGVDVPDHARLAATVSAADRLEQLAEGGIAVVLREEMPPHLAGLPDCPDLLFVRGALPTRPGVAVVGSRRATAYGMRLANAYGRALAEADWPVVSGLARGVDGSAHRGVVDAEGCGVAVLGCGPDIWYPKEHRALGERLVATGGAIVTEYPPGTPPNGWRFPPRNRIISGLSAVVVVVEAARTGGALITARTALMQGREVFAVPGDIDRPTSEGCNLLIRDGALPVLDAGDLIEAVSIILGPSERRASVTEGDEILRIIGPIGRSVDALAEELDRSAASVLADVARLETLGLVRRTGGLVCRNR, translated from the coding sequence GTGAACGCTCGTCTGCGGCTTGCCTACGTCGGGATGCACCCTGCGCGCAGAGCTCAACTGGTCGATCGGTTGGGGTCTGCGGACGCGATTCTGGCTTCGATACGAAGAGGCGGCGTGGACGTACCCGATCATGCGCGTCTGGCGGCCACCGTCTCCGCCGCCGACCGGCTCGAGCAACTCGCGGAGGGGGGCATCGCCGTTGTGCTGCGTGAGGAGATGCCACCTCATCTCGCCGGGCTTCCGGACTGCCCGGATCTGCTGTTCGTGCGCGGCGCACTACCGACCAGGCCTGGTGTCGCCGTCGTCGGGTCACGGCGGGCGACCGCGTACGGCATGCGCCTGGCCAACGCGTACGGACGGGCCCTCGCAGAAGCGGATTGGCCGGTCGTGTCCGGGCTCGCCCGCGGTGTGGACGGGTCCGCCCACCGCGGTGTGGTCGATGCAGAAGGATGCGGTGTCGCCGTGCTCGGGTGTGGACCGGATATTTGGTATCCGAAGGAGCATCGGGCGCTCGGGGAACGCCTGGTCGCGACAGGAGGTGCGATCGTCACCGAGTACCCACCCGGGACGCCACCGAACGGCTGGCGCTTCCCACCCCGGAACCGGATCATCTCAGGGCTTTCTGCCGTGGTGGTGGTGGTCGAGGCTGCCCGAACCGGTGGTGCGTTGATCACCGCACGCACCGCCCTCATGCAGGGGAGAGAGGTCTTCGCGGTTCCCGGCGACATCGATCGTCCCACGTCGGAAGGATGCAACCTGTTGATCAGGGATGGTGCACTTCCCGTTCTCGACGCCGGCGATCTGATCGAGGCGGTCTCGATCATCCTCGGGCCTTCGGAACGCCGAGCATCCGTCACGGAAGGCGACGAGATTCTCCGGATCATCGGTCCGATCGGGAGATCTGTGGACGCTCTGGCGGAGGAACTCGACCGATCGGCGGCATCCGTGCTGGCAGACGTCGCCCGGCTCGAGACGCTTGGTCTCGTGCGAAGAACTGGAGGTCTGGTCTGCCGGAATCGTTGA
- a CDS encoding Hsp20 family protein, with protein sequence MLATDWSPFTSLIERDLQDMMNRFFGVLRPTESETTWVWRPRVDIYRDHSDLVVEAELPGIDPEKDLDITVEGNVLHLRGSRSYERDVEEGDLYVRERTFGSFQRDLMIPEGIDADELDAHYEGGVLTIRMPLPESLSRKPKKLEVKVGKTKKLGRAAKAA encoded by the coding sequence ATGTTGGCAACCGATTGGTCACCGTTCACATCGTTGATCGAACGTGATCTGCAGGACATGATGAATCGCTTCTTCGGCGTCTTGCGTCCCACGGAGTCCGAGACCACGTGGGTGTGGCGTCCGCGGGTCGATATCTACCGCGACCACAGCGACCTGGTTGTGGAGGCGGAACTGCCTGGCATCGACCCCGAGAAGGATCTCGATATCACCGTCGAGGGCAACGTCCTTCACCTTCGTGGCTCCCGCTCCTACGAACGGGATGTCGAAGAGGGCGATCTCTACGTGCGGGAGCGGACCTTCGGTAGCTTCCAGCGAGACCTGATGATCCCGGAGGGCATCGACGCCGACGAGCTGGATGCCCACTATGAGGGTGGCGTGCTGACGATCCGCATGCCGCTTCCGGAGAGTCTCAGCAGGAAGCCGAAGAAACTGGAGGTCAAGGTCGGCAAGACCAAGAAGTTGGGCCGCGCGGCCAAAGCCGCGTGA
- a CDS encoding tyrosine recombinase translates to MAAIPELPDWACAPVDDYLMRLASQRHLSVHTLAAYRRDLSQFMEFCDRAGAADIAKIDRSMVRRFLAYLDTRGYARRSVARKASAVRSFFSDQVRHGAVEVNPSDQLGRPRRPGTLPHALPSRTVRVILDELNGDDPVSLRDRALLEVLYATGLRVAELASLQVGTVRDAEFVRVAGKGARERVVPLGRPARTALARYLAAGRPKLASPDAGGALWIGVRGGPLGVRGIRRVVRRRAATFPHAFRHSFATHLLEGGADLRVVQELLGHIELGTTQIYTAITREHLKATYERSHPRA, encoded by the coding sequence ATGGCTGCAATCCCTGAGCTGCCCGACTGGGCGTGTGCTCCCGTCGATGACTATCTGATGCGGTTGGCATCACAGCGCCACCTGTCGGTGCACACCCTTGCCGCCTACCGCCGCGACCTCAGCCAGTTCATGGAGTTCTGTGATCGGGCCGGGGCCGCCGACATCGCCAAGATCGACCGATCGATGGTTCGCCGGTTCCTTGCCTACCTGGATACCAGGGGATACGCACGGCGTTCCGTGGCGCGCAAGGCCTCCGCCGTGCGGAGTTTCTTCTCCGATCAGGTTCGGCACGGAGCGGTGGAGGTGAATCCCTCCGATCAACTGGGTAGGCCGCGCCGCCCAGGAACGCTCCCGCATGCCTTGCCCAGCAGGACCGTGCGCGTGATCCTCGACGAGCTGAACGGCGACGACCCGGTGTCACTGAGAGATCGTGCGCTTCTCGAAGTGCTGTATGCGACAGGACTGCGAGTGGCGGAGTTGGCGAGTCTGCAGGTCGGCACCGTTCGAGACGCCGAGTTCGTTCGCGTTGCGGGAAAGGGTGCCAGAGAAAGGGTGGTTCCGCTGGGTCGTCCTGCCAGGACGGCGCTCGCTCGGTATCTCGCCGCGGGGCGCCCCAAACTCGCTTCTCCGGATGCGGGCGGGGCGCTGTGGATCGGTGTGCGGGGCGGTCCCCTCGGTGTCCGCGGGATTCGAAGAGTCGTCCGCCGACGCGCGGCGACATTCCCGCACGCGTTCCGGCATTCCTTCGCAACGCACCTGCTCGAAGGGGGAGCAGATCTGCGCGTTGTCCAGGAGTTACTCGGTCACATTGAACTGGGGACCACCCAGATTTACACTGCTATCACCCGTGAGCATCTCAAGGCGACGTATGAGCGAAGTCACCCGCGGGCCTGA
- a CDS encoding FliA/WhiG family RNA polymerase sigma factor, with amino-acid sequence MSEVTRGPDRAPDDHLDELWRRFKATGDPKAREGLILHFSPLVKFVAGRIGAGLPSNVDRSDLISDGIFGLMDALDKYDTDRGVKFETYAINRIRGAILDELRALDWAPRSLRARARELERSHAELEHRFQRSPTEEELAAHLGVPLSDLLDTMAEVSSAGVVALDELLAPGRDKTKVGELLPDPKGVDPEAAYQEEEVKRVLADAINRLAERERLVLTLYYYEGLTLAEIGQVLGVTESRVCQIHTKSVMSLRHRLTEPAFRGAPELRT; translated from the coding sequence ATGAGCGAAGTCACCCGCGGGCCTGATCGGGCACCAGACGACCATCTGGACGAGCTGTGGAGGCGTTTCAAGGCCACAGGGGATCCAAAGGCCCGGGAAGGCCTCATCCTGCATTTCTCCCCACTGGTGAAGTTCGTCGCCGGCCGCATCGGTGCCGGGTTGCCTTCGAACGTGGACCGGTCCGACCTGATTTCCGACGGGATCTTCGGCCTCATGGACGCGCTCGACAAGTACGACACCGACAGGGGTGTCAAGTTCGAGACCTATGCGATCAACCGCATCAGGGGGGCAATCCTCGACGAACTCCGGGCCCTCGACTGGGCTCCTCGCTCTCTGCGTGCACGCGCCCGCGAGCTCGAGCGCTCACACGCCGAGCTGGAGCACCGATTCCAACGCTCTCCGACCGAAGAGGAACTCGCAGCGCACCTGGGCGTTCCACTCTCGGATCTGCTCGATACGATGGCGGAGGTCTCCTCGGCAGGAGTCGTCGCACTCGACGAGCTGCTCGCCCCCGGTCGTGACAAGACCAAGGTCGGTGAGCTGCTCCCGGACCCGAAGGGAGTCGATCCGGAAGCGGCCTATCAGGAGGAGGAGGTCAAGCGTGTGCTCGCGGACGCCATCAATCGGCTGGCCGAACGAGAGCGTCTCGTCCTGACCCTCTACTACTACGAAGGGCTGACCCTGGCAGAAATCGGACAGGTCCTGGGTGTGACCGAGTCCCGGGTCTGTCAGATCCACACGAAGTCCGTGATGAGCCTGCGGCATCGCTTGACCGAGCCTGCCTTCCGGGGAGCGCCCGAACTTCGCACGTAG
- the rpsB gene encoding 30S ribosomal protein S2, whose amino-acid sequence MSNVTMKQLLEAGVHFGHQTRRWNPKMEPYIYGARNGIHIIDLRQTLDQINRTYDFVRDAVADGGLVLFVGTKKQAQGPIEEAATRSDMPYVNFRWLGGMLTNFSTIQKRIFYMRELERMDESGEMEALPKKERLHLRRELWKLQRVLGGVRDLNHLPQALFIVDLNAEQIALKEASRLGIPVIALVDTNCDPDLVDFVIPGNDDAIRSAQLMAGFVAAACIEGREIALKGSPSDEEAK is encoded by the coding sequence GTGTCCAACGTCACCATGAAACAGCTGCTGGAGGCCGGTGTCCACTTCGGGCATCAGACCCGGCGCTGGAATCCCAAGATGGAGCCGTACATCTACGGCGCTCGAAACGGCATCCACATCATCGATCTGCGTCAGACGCTCGACCAGATCAACCGCACCTACGACTTTGTGAGAGACGCCGTCGCCGACGGTGGGCTGGTGCTGTTTGTCGGTACCAAGAAGCAGGCGCAGGGCCCCATCGAGGAGGCTGCCACTCGATCGGATATGCCGTATGTCAACTTCCGATGGCTCGGCGGCATGTTGACCAATTTCTCCACCATTCAGAAGCGCATCTTCTACATGAGAGAGCTCGAACGGATGGACGAGTCGGGCGAGATGGAGGCACTCCCGAAAAAGGAACGACTGCACCTGCGGCGCGAACTCTGGAAGCTTCAGCGGGTGCTCGGGGGTGTCCGTGATCTGAACCACCTGCCTCAGGCGCTGTTCATCGTCGACTTGAATGCAGAGCAGATTGCGCTCAAGGAAGCGTCTCGTCTCGGCATCCCTGTCATCGCACTCGTCGACACCAATTGTGATCCGGACCTGGTCGACTTCGTCATCCCAGGAAACGACGATGCCATCCGCTCTGCGCAGCTGATGGCCGGTTTCGTCGCCGCTGCGTGCATCGAGGGCCGGGAGATCGCGCTCAAGGGTTCGCCGAGCGACGAAGAGGCGAAGTGA
- the tsf gene encoding translation elongation factor Ts, whose translation MADFTAKDVQQLRKATGVGMMDAKKALVETGGDFEKAKEYLREKGLADAKKRAAREANEGVIGVYLHRQLGRPVIGVLVELASETDFVAKSEDFQQMANDVAMHVAAAQPRWVRREDVPADALEHEREMITRQARNEGKPENIIPRIVEGKISSFYKDYVLEEQPFVKTETFDGTVGEMVAGLAATMGENIRVRRFARLAVGEEA comes from the coding sequence ATGGCCGACTTCACTGCAAAGGACGTGCAGCAACTCCGCAAGGCGACCGGCGTGGGAATGATGGATGCGAAGAAGGCACTCGTCGAAACGGGGGGCGACTTCGAGAAAGCCAAGGAGTATCTGCGCGAGAAGGGTCTGGCGGACGCGAAGAAGCGGGCCGCCAGGGAGGCCAACGAAGGCGTCATCGGCGTGTACCTCCACCGTCAGCTTGGCCGACCGGTCATCGGGGTCCTGGTGGAACTCGCCTCGGAGACGGATTTCGTCGCCAAGAGCGAGGACTTCCAGCAGATGGCGAACGACGTCGCGATGCACGTGGCCGCCGCCCAGCCCCGCTGGGTCAGGCGTGAGGACGTACCGGCGGACGCTCTCGAACACGAGCGCGAGATGATCACTCGCCAGGCGAGGAACGAGGGCAAGCCGGAGAACATCATTCCCAGGATCGTGGAAGGCAAGATCAGTTCGTTCTACAAGGACTATGTCCTCGAAGAGCAGCCGTTCGTGAAGACCGAGACCTTCGACGGGACCGTGGGAGAGATGGTCGCCGGCCTCGCAGCGACGATGGGGGAGAATATCCGCGTGCGCCGCTTCGCAAGGCTGGCGGTCGGTGAGGAAGCCTGA
- a CDS encoding UMP kinase — protein MASGDDIDHREAPRRVLLKLSGESFAGPTVGYGIDPVSVQRIAGEICEAVSLGIELGVVVGGGNIFRGVSATKAGIDPATADSMGMLATVINALALRSAIENAGIPTRVQTAIAMQSFAEPYIRLRAIRHLEKGRVVIFAAGTGNPFFTTDTAAALRAVEIGAEVMLKATLVDGVYDDDPSENPEAVLLSEVGYLELISKGLRVMDATAATMCKDHKLPIVVFNITKPENIVKAVRGERIGTLVH, from the coding sequence ATGGCTTCCGGTGACGATATAGACCACAGAGAGGCACCCCGTCGCGTCCTGCTGAAGCTGTCGGGGGAGTCCTTCGCCGGCCCTACTGTCGGCTACGGAATCGATCCGGTGAGCGTGCAGCGGATCGCCGGTGAGATCTGCGAAGCGGTTTCGTTGGGGATCGAACTCGGCGTGGTCGTCGGTGGTGGCAACATCTTCCGGGGAGTGTCCGCGACCAAGGCCGGTATCGATCCGGCGACGGCAGACTCGATGGGCATGCTGGCGACGGTGATCAATGCTCTTGCGTTGCGAAGCGCGATCGAGAACGCAGGAATTCCCACCAGGGTGCAGACGGCGATCGCGATGCAGTCGTTCGCCGAACCGTACATTCGGCTGCGTGCCATCCGACATCTCGAGAAAGGCCGCGTCGTCATCTTCGCGGCAGGCACCGGGAATCCGTTCTTCACAACCGACACCGCGGCTGCATTGCGGGCCGTGGAGATCGGTGCGGAGGTGATGTTGAAGGCGACGTTGGTAGACGGTGTCTACGACGACGACCCTTCGGAGAATCCCGAGGCGGTTCTGCTCTCGGAGGTCGGCTACCTGGAGTTGATTTCCAAAGGTCTCCGGGTGATGGACGCTACGGCGGCTACCATGTGCAAAGACCACAAGCTCCCGATCGTGGTGTTCAACATCACGAAACCTGAGAACATCGTCAAGGCGGTACGAGGAGAGAGGATCGGGACGCTGGTTCATTAG
- a CDS encoding ribosome recycling factor produces the protein MIREVLGEAQRKMGQAIEHVQAEFATVRTGRANAGILSRVMVDYYGTPTPLQQLASFSVPEPRLLIVQPYDKTSIGAIEKAIRTSSLGLNPANDGHVLRLAFPTLTEERRIELTKVVRHMAEDGRVAVRNIRRHSMSELNELHGEISDDDIRRAEKELQELTDKMVSRVDDLLANKEQELLEV, from the coding sequence ATGATTCGGGAAGTACTCGGTGAAGCCCAACGGAAGATGGGCCAGGCGATCGAGCACGTGCAGGCCGAGTTCGCCACGGTGAGGACCGGCAGAGCCAACGCCGGAATCCTCAGTAGGGTCATGGTCGACTACTACGGGACACCGACGCCACTGCAGCAACTTGCATCATTCTCGGTACCTGAGCCTCGCCTGCTGATCGTCCAGCCTTACGACAAGACGTCGATCGGAGCCATCGAGAAGGCAATTCGGACCTCCAGCCTGGGATTGAACCCCGCCAATGACGGACACGTTCTGCGACTCGCCTTCCCGACACTGACCGAGGAGCGGCGCATCGAGCTCACCAAAGTCGTTCGCCACATGGCCGAAGACGGCCGTGTGGCGGTACGCAACATCCGGCGCCACTCGATGAGCGAGCTGAATGAACTCCACGGAGAGATCTCCGACGACGACATCCGTCGGGCGGAAAAGGAGCTTCAGGAGCTCACGGACAAGATGGTGAGCAGGGTCGATGATCTGCTCGCCAACAAGGAACAGGAACTTCTCGAAGTATGA